In Citrus sinensis cultivar Valencia sweet orange chromosome 4, DVS_A1.0, whole genome shotgun sequence, one DNA window encodes the following:
- the LOC102611697 gene encoding uncharacterized protein LOC102611697 isoform X2: MDKNKREKKKKKKLEDPTFSSTKQEGVQSNDFPVPSLRLGVKRRILQKPISKTVGSKELQADFGYPPSLQARVQFQSGVVGDDYQDIEIEAAGGTVPYSHEGQEIDGSLKQSSSTTTSTNEDERGNVSLISEESEIVPDVGLIDDLKIGHFEPQSARQDKNEIQPLARFPGNENFSCIDIEEDASNIDVRQMEGKVVREKQINDVRASLGSNKIEKSCSGVHQIENEISNDDHKAQKRNCGNQKDALEWILMIASFLLELPSAFLDQLASVHKPQYALCGILISVAALLICVVELIFKARKEKVAWKWRGRLLPCFYPRHNQKLFDTFKDNIIGGVVAFCQVIIITINYAFLRQGAGKPIQVCVWPIIFSLGQICSKIL, encoded by the exons ATGGACAAGAACAAgcgagagaagaagaagaagaagaagttggaAGATCCTACATTTTCTTCTACTAAACAG GAGGGAGTCCAAAGCAATGATTTTCCAGTGCCATCTTTGAGATTAGGAGTGAAACGGAGAATTCTCCAGAAGCCGATTTCGAAG ACGGTTGGAAGCAAAGAATTACAAGCTGATTTTGGTTATCCGCCTTCATTACAAGCTAGAGTGCAATTTCAAAGTGGTGTTGTTGGTGATGATTATCAAGATATTGAGATAGAAGCAGCTGGTGGGACAGTGCCTTATTCTCATGAAGGTCAAGAAATTGATGGTTCTTTAAAACAGTCCAGTAGTACTACTACTTCAactaatgaagatgaaaggGGAAATGTCAGCTTAATATCTGAGGAGAGTGAAATTGTACCGGATGTGGGTTTAATTGATGATCTTAAAATTGGTCATTTCGAG CCCCAAAGTGCAAGGCAGGATAAAAACGAGATACAACCCCTTGCTAGATTTCCCGGAAATGAAAACTTCAGCTGCATAGATATCGAAGAAGATGCCAGCAATATTGACGTGAGGCAGATGGAAGGAAAG GTTGTAAGGGAAAAGCAGATTAATGATGTCCGAGCTAGTCTTGGATCCAATAAGATTGAAAAGTCCTGTAGCGGGGTACATCAAATCGAAAATGAAATAAGCAACGATGATCACAAGGCACAGAAAAGAAATTGCGGCAATCaaaag GATGCTTTGGAGTGGATCTTAATGATCGCCAGCTTTCTCCTAGAACTTCCATCTGCTTTTCTTGATCAACTTGCTTCTGTGCATAAACCCCAATATGCACTTTGTGGTATTCTAATTTCAGTTGCAGCATTGCTTATATGCGTTGTTGAGCTAATTTTTAAagccagaaaagaaaaagttgcaTGGAAATGGAGAGGAAGATTATTGCCTTGCTTTTATCCACGACACAATCAGAAGCTTTTTGATACCTTCAAGGACAATATTATTGGCGGGGTTGTTGCTTTCTGCCAAGTCATTATCATAACAATTAACTATGCTTTTTTGAGACAAGGTGCGGGTAAGCCTATTCAAGTATGTGTGTGGCCTATCATATTCAGCTTGGGTCAAATATGCTCCAAAATTTTATAG
- the LOC102611697 gene encoding uncharacterized protein LOC102611697 isoform X1, with product MDKNKREKKKKKKLEDPTFSSTKQEGVQSNDFPVPSLRLGVKRRILQKPISKTVGSKELQADFGYPPSLQARVQFQSGVVGDDYQDIEIEAAGGTVPYSHEGQEIDGSLKQSSSTTTSTNEDERGNVSLISEESEIVPDVGLIDDLKIGHFEPQSARQDKNEIQPLARFPGNENFSCIDIEEDASNIDVRQMEGKVVVREKQINDVRASLGSNKIEKSCSGVHQIENEISNDDHKAQKRNCGNQKDALEWILMIASFLLELPSAFLDQLASVHKPQYALCGILISVAALLICVVELIFKARKEKVAWKWRGRLLPCFYPRHNQKLFDTFKDNIIGGVVAFCQVIIITINYAFLRQGAGKPIQVCVWPIIFSLGQICSKIL from the exons ATGGACAAGAACAAgcgagagaagaagaagaagaagaagttggaAGATCCTACATTTTCTTCTACTAAACAG GAGGGAGTCCAAAGCAATGATTTTCCAGTGCCATCTTTGAGATTAGGAGTGAAACGGAGAATTCTCCAGAAGCCGATTTCGAAG ACGGTTGGAAGCAAAGAATTACAAGCTGATTTTGGTTATCCGCCTTCATTACAAGCTAGAGTGCAATTTCAAAGTGGTGTTGTTGGTGATGATTATCAAGATATTGAGATAGAAGCAGCTGGTGGGACAGTGCCTTATTCTCATGAAGGTCAAGAAATTGATGGTTCTTTAAAACAGTCCAGTAGTACTACTACTTCAactaatgaagatgaaaggGGAAATGTCAGCTTAATATCTGAGGAGAGTGAAATTGTACCGGATGTGGGTTTAATTGATGATCTTAAAATTGGTCATTTCGAG CCCCAAAGTGCAAGGCAGGATAAAAACGAGATACAACCCCTTGCTAGATTTCCCGGAAATGAAAACTTCAGCTGCATAGATATCGAAGAAGATGCCAGCAATATTGACGTGAGGCAGATGGAAGGAAAGGTG GTTGTAAGGGAAAAGCAGATTAATGATGTCCGAGCTAGTCTTGGATCCAATAAGATTGAAAAGTCCTGTAGCGGGGTACATCAAATCGAAAATGAAATAAGCAACGATGATCACAAGGCACAGAAAAGAAATTGCGGCAATCaaaag GATGCTTTGGAGTGGATCTTAATGATCGCCAGCTTTCTCCTAGAACTTCCATCTGCTTTTCTTGATCAACTTGCTTCTGTGCATAAACCCCAATATGCACTTTGTGGTATTCTAATTTCAGTTGCAGCATTGCTTATATGCGTTGTTGAGCTAATTTTTAAagccagaaaagaaaaagttgcaTGGAAATGGAGAGGAAGATTATTGCCTTGCTTTTATCCACGACACAATCAGAAGCTTTTTGATACCTTCAAGGACAATATTATTGGCGGGGTTGTTGCTTTCTGCCAAGTCATTATCATAACAATTAACTATGCTTTTTTGAGACAAGGTGCGGGTAAGCCTATTCAAGTATGTGTGTGGCCTATCATATTCAGCTTGGGTCAAATATGCTCCAAAATTTTATAG
- the LOC102611228 gene encoding metacaspase-1, whose amino-acid sequence MLMLVDCSKCRTTLQLPPGAQSIRCAICQAITHIADPRSGPPPPSSSPSSSYQPGQVPPSAVAPSPYNHAPPGQPPHAQGRKRALIVGVSYRHTNHELKGCINDARCMKYMLTNRFKFPESSIVMLTEEDPDPLKRPTKYNMRMALYWLIQGCQPGDSLLFHFSGHGSQQRNYNGEEVDGYDETLCPVDFETQGMIVDDEINATLVRPLPRGARLHAIIDACHSGTVLDLPFLCRMDRQGKYIWEDHRPRSGMWKGTSGGEAISFSGCDDNQTSADTSALSKITSTGAMTYSFIQAIERGHGATYGSMLNSMRSTIRNTDSGSELSGAGGLVTSLVTMLLTGGSLSGGFRQEPQLTANEPFDVYTKPFSL is encoded by the exons ATGTTAATGCTCGTGGACTGTTCCAAATGCCGCACGACGTTACAGCTCCCGCCTGGGGCCCAGTCAATCCGCTGCGCCATCTGCCAAGCCATCACCCACATCGCCGACCCTCGATCCGGCCCTCCTCCTCCCTCCTCCTCCCCCTCCTCCTCTTATCAGCCCGGTCAGGTGCCTCCTTCCGCTGTCGCTCCCTCGCCTTACAACCACGCGCCCCCCGGCCAACCTCCCCACGCGCAGGGCCGCAAGAGAGCCTTGATCGTCGGCGTTTCCTATAGGCACACCAATCATGAGCTCAAGGGTTGTATCAACGACGCCAGGTGCATGAAGTACATGCTCACCAACCGCTTTAAGTTCCCTGAATCCTCCATCGTCATGCTCACCg AAGAAGATCCCGATCCCTTAAAGCGGCCTACCAAATATAACATGAGAATGGCGTTGTATTGGCTTATTCAAGGTTGTCAACCTGGAGACTCACtgcttttccatttttctggTCACGGTTCACAACAGAGGAATTACAATGGTGAGGAGGTTGATGGATATGATGAAACTCTTTGTCCAGTGGATTTCGAAACCCAAGGAATGATTGTCGATGATGAGATCAACGCAACTCTAGTCCGGCCTCTTCCTCGTGGGGCCAGGCTTCATGCAATTATAGATGCTTGTCATAGTGGAACCGTGTTAGACTTACCATTTCTCTGTAGGATGGACAG GCAGGGGAAATATATATGGGAGGATCACCGCCCTCGATCAGGAATGTGGAAAGGGACAAGTGGTGGGGAGGCTATTTCATTTAGCGGCTGTGATGATAATCAAACATCTGCTGACACTTCG GCTCTGTCAAAGATCACATCAACCGGTGCGATGACTTATTCTTTCATCCAAGCTATTGAGCGTGGACATGGAGCTACATATGGGAGCATGCTGAACTCAATGAGATCTACCATCCGTAACACAGACAGTGGTAGTGAGCTTTCAGGTGCCGGTGGTCTTGTAACATCTCTGGTCACCATGCTTTTGACAGGAGGGAGTCTTAGTGGCGGGTTCAGACAG GAACCTCAGTTGACTGCCAATGAACCGTTCGATGTCTATACAAAGCCTTTCTCCCTATAA
- the LOC102626719 gene encoding glycosyltransferase family 92 protein At1g27200 → MGYQRALSVSFSLRDDEYHTTSRRTRTRFSRLFFSLLLLAAFSFYVSSAISGSSFYFFQVNLTVQSNHVTNQGFEELYNVTSLSRHVSSVEEDSVHKYDSVSVLLPDWEVLVILSPENPLMPSDPLEGFHCLFSNNQTSPARFSGALPFTERTAFKCIMPNGVRRQMPFWQPILTKHPEKETLPKEEQRELMNMKNLAYESISTESDVVLFVKGVNSRSGINSPPQDFMCIFGDDVVHGTVKTHVTSSMQEVFRCSHPDLTALSSCGADQGRPIKISLQITKENRTVPSVAYYSPRHEIALTQEPKKSEICACTMVYNVGKFLKEWVIYHSKIGVDKFILYDNGSDDGLQTVVNELNLDGYDVTTLLWLWPKTQEAGFSHSAIHAKDSCKWMLYVDVDEFVYSPSWEKASQPSKHMLKSLLPQQPSSIGQVSFRCNDFGPSGQKSHPVRGVTQGYNCQRRVKEPRHKSIVLLEAIDDSLGNVVHHFGLKKTFKWKHMSVHDGVVNHYKYQAWSEFKVKFRRRVSAYVADWKEKTNPNSKDRTPGLGFQPIEPEGWEHKFCDHRDDRLKLLTQRWFGEQTPHGYKMAWQR, encoded by the coding sequence ATGGGCTATCAAAGAGCTCTCTCTGTTTCTTTCTCATTACGTGATGATGAATATCATACGACGTCGCGTCGTACAAGGACTCGCTTCTCCCggctctttttctctcttcttctcttagCCGCCTTTTCTTTTTACGTTTCCAGTGCCATCTCCGGCTCTAGTTTCTACTTCTTTCAGGTGAACCTCACCGTCCAATCAAATCACGTGACCAACCAAGGATTCGAGGAGCTGTATAATGTCACTAGCCTGAGCCGTCACGTGTCCTCCGTTGAAGAAGATTCCGTTCATAAATACGATTCCGTCTCCGTTCTCTTGCCGGACTGGGAGGTTCTAGTGATTCTCTCGCCCGAGAATCCGTTAATGCCGTCAGATCCTCTCGAAGGTTTTCACTGTCTCTTTTCGAACAATCAGACTTCTCCAGCAAGATTCTCGGGAGCGTTGCCGTTTACTGAGCGGACGGCGTTCAAATGTATTATGCCGAACGGTGTTCGCCGTCAAATGCCGTTTTGGCAACCCATTTTGACCAAGCATCCGGAGAAGGAAACTCTACCAAAAGAAGAACAACGTGAGCTTATGAACATGAAAAATCTGGCCTACGAATCGATTTCTACTGAAAGCGATGTCGTTTTGTTCGTTAAAGGAGTCAACAGCCGCTCTGGAATCAACAGCCCTCCTCAAGACTTCATGTGCATATTCGGTGATGACGTGGTTCACGGTACCGTTAAAACTCATGTTACGAGCTCCATGCAAGAGGTCTTCAGGTGTTCTCACCCTGACTTAACGGCCCTTTCTTCTTGTGGCGCGGACCAGGGCAGGCCGATCAAAATCAGTCtacaaataacaaaagaaaaccGGACCGTCCCTTCCGTGGCATACTACTCACCACGGCACGAGATAGCATTAACTCAAGAGCCAAAGAAGTCAGAAATTTGTGCATGTACAATGGTCTACAATGTGGGCAAGTTTTTGAAAGAATGGGTGATTTATCATTCCAAAATCGGCGtcgataaattcattttatacGACAACGGCAGCGACGACGGTCTTCAAACGGTCGTTAATGAGCTTAACCTAGATGGTTACGACGTTACCACGCTGCTTTGGCTTTGGCCCAAGACTCAAGAAGCTGGCTTCTCACACAGTGCAATACATGCAAAGGATTCATGCAAATGGATGTTGTACGTTGACGTTGACGAATTTGTCTACTCACCATCATGGGAGAAAGCTTCACAGCCATCGAAGCATATGTTAAAATCTTTGTTACCACAGCAACCTTCATCAATCGGTCAAGTTTCGTTTAGGTGCAATGATTTTGGACCGTCGGGCCAAAAATCACATCCAGTAAGAGGAGTGACGCAAGGGTATAATTGTCAAAGGCGGGTTAAAGAACCGCGGCACAAGTCTATTGTATTGTTAGAAGCCATTGATGATTCGTTGGGGAATGTGGTGCACCATTTTGGGTTGAAGAAGACGTTTAAGTGGAAACACATGAGCGTCCATGATGGTGTGGTGAATCACTACAAGTACCAAGCATGGTCCGAGTTTAAGGTTAAGTTCCGGAGACGGGTTTCGGCCTATGTTGCTGACTGGAAAGAAAAAACGAACCCAAATTCAAAGGACAGGACTCCGGGATTAGGGTTTCAGCCGATTGAGCCTGAAGGGTGGGAGCACAAGTTTTGTGACCACAGAGATGATCGATTGAAGTTGTTGACTCAAAGATGGTTTGGTGAGCAAACACCACATGGCTACAAAATGGCGTGGCAAAgatga
- the LOC102610921 gene encoding pectinesterase PPME1-like, which yields MTHHVAAVFTIIIFIINHLANSANGGGGGDGAVIPPEKSQIESWFTANVKPYTERKTTLDPALSTAQAGQRVIKVNQDGSGEFKTINDAINSIPQGNTKRVILSIGAGEYVEKIKIDRSKPFITFYGSPDAMPNVTFGGTAKEYGTVDSATLIVESDYFMAVNIIIANSSPRPDGKREGAQAVALRISGTKAAFYNCKIIGFQDTLCDDRGNHFFKDCHIQGTVDFIFGSGKSLYLSTELRAMGDTGLTVITAHARESESEDNGFAFVHCTIEGSGNGTYLGRAWKNSPRVVYAYTTMGNVVNRAGWSDNFRPERRQTVFYGEYKCSGPGASPAERVEYTKQLSDAEARPFLVLDYVQGNQWILPPPAKV from the exons atgaCTCATCATGTGGCAGCTGTTTTCACAATCataatcttcatcatcaaccACCTTGCAAACTCTGCCAatggcggcggcggcggcgatGGGGCTGTGATTCCACCGGAGAAGTCACAAATAGAGAGCTGGTTTACTGCCAACGTTAAGCCTTACACTGAGAGAAAAACAACTCTGGATCCTGCACTCTCTACGGCTCAGGCTGGCCAGCGTGTGATCAAGGTGAATCAAGATGGAAGCGGCGAATTCAAGACCATAAATGATGCCATTAATAGCATACCTCAAGGGAACACCAAGCGTGTCATTTTATCAATTGGTGCCGGGGAATATGTTGAGAAGATTAAGATTGATCGATCTAAACCCTTTATTACTTTTTACGGATCGCCTGATGCTATGCCGAATGTGACATTTGGGGGCACCGCCAAGGAGTATGGAACAGTTGATAGTGCAACTCTTATTGTGGAGTCTGATTACTTCATGGctgtaaatattattatagcG AATTCTTCGCCAAGGCCGGACGGCAAAAGGGAGGGAGCTCAGGCGGTGGCTTTGAGGATCTCCGGCACCAAAGCGGCCTTTTATAACTGCAAAATCATCGGGTTCCAGGACACCTTGTGTGATGACAGGGGCAACCATTTCTTTAAGGATTGTCACATTCAAGGCactgttgatttcattttcgGAAGTGGAAAGTCGTTGTATTTG AGCACGGAGTTGCGTGCAATGGGGGATACGGGGCTTACAGTGATAACCGCACATGCGAGGGAAAGTGAATCAGAGGATAATGGATTCGCATTTGTGCATTGCACGATAGAAGGATCCGGGAATGGGACATACTTGGGCAGAGCATGGAAGAATAGTCCTAGAGTGGTGTACGCTTATACCACCATGGGCAATGTCGTCAACCGCGCTGGATGGTCAGATAATTTTCGTCCAGAGCGCCGCCA AACTGTGTTCTATGGAGAATATAAGTGCTCAGGACCAGGGGCCAGTCCAGCTGAGAGGGTTGAATACACCAAGCAGCTAAGTGATGCCGAGGCCAGACCCTTCCTGGTGCTTGACTACGTTCAGGGGAATCAATGGATTCTTCCTCCTCCTGCAAAGGTCTAG